From the Catenulispora sp. GP43 genome, one window contains:
- a CDS encoding integrase core domain-containing protein produces MLMRLAYLAVTNAFSALRLLPISDRDKDVEILVLRHQLAVLQRQLGPSRPGFTRADRAFLSALLAPLPRDVLHRLQLLVRPDTVLRWHRDLMRSRHARASRPRRTGRPRTVGSIRMLVLRLVKENPQWGYRRIHGELAILGVKVAASTVWEILKAEGIEPAPERATTTWSAFLRSQAEAILACDFLETVTLTGQRLHVLAVIEHATRRIRVLGATIHPTADWVTQAARNLVMDIEDAGLTVKYLIRDRDGKYPLGFDAVLHDAGIKVVLSGVRMPRMNSVMERWVLTCRRELLDRVLIWNTRHLMHVLREFEIHYNFHRPHQGLNQAAPLRAVPTPITEPDRINGLCILRDDRLGGTLHEYRPAA; encoded by the coding sequence GTGCTGATGCGTCTGGCCTACCTGGCTGTCACGAACGCGTTCTCCGCGCTGCGGCTGCTGCCGATAAGTGATCGTGACAAGGACGTGGAGATTCTCGTTCTCCGGCACCAGCTCGCTGTCCTGCAGCGGCAGCTGGGTCCGTCACGGCCGGGGTTCACCCGTGCCGATCGTGCGTTCCTGTCCGCTCTGCTCGCGCCGTTGCCTCGAGATGTGTTGCATCGCCTGCAGCTTCTGGTCCGTCCGGACACCGTGCTGCGATGGCACCGGGATCTGATGCGGAGCCGTCACGCCAGGGCCAGCCGTCCCAGGCGAACGGGTCGACCTCGGACGGTAGGCTCGATCCGGATGCTGGTGCTGCGGCTGGTGAAGGAGAACCCGCAGTGGGGTTATCGCCGGATCCACGGCGAGCTGGCCATACTCGGCGTGAAAGTCGCAGCATCAACCGTGTGGGAAATCCTCAAGGCCGAGGGTATCGAGCCCGCTCCCGAACGGGCCACAACTACGTGGTCTGCGTTTCTACGCTCCCAGGCCGAGGCAATCTTGGCCTGCGACTTTCTCGAGACCGTCACGCTAACCGGGCAACGGCTGCACGTACTGGCGGTCATCGAGCACGCAACCCGCCGCATCCGAGTCTTGGGCGCCACCATCCACCCCACCGCAGACTGGGTTACCCAAGCTGCCAGGAACCTGGTCATGGACATCGAGGATGCAGGCCTGACAGTGAAGTATCTGATCCGCGACCGGGACGGGAAGTATCCGCTTGGCTTCGACGCCGTCTTACACGACGCCGGCATCAAGGTCGTCCTGTCCGGTGTCCGGATGCCACGCATGAATTCAGTCATGGAGCGCTGGGTGCTCACCTGCCGCCGTGAACTCCTGGACCGGGTCCTGATCTGGAACACCCGCCACCTCATGCACGTCCTGCGCGAGTTCGAGATCCACTACAACTTTCACCGCCCTCACCAGGGACTCAATCAGGCCGCGCCATTGCGTGCGGTCCCGACACCCATCACAGAACCAGACCGGATCAACGGGCTATGCATCCTCCGAGACGATCGCCTCGGTGGAACCCTCCACGAATACCGACCTGCCGCCTGA
- a CDS encoding leucine-rich repeat domain-containing protein produces the protein MANEGDEAARRIEQAFHDCAAVLDLAGVEIRGLPESIGNLTALTTLDLSETGLTVLPESIGNLTALTTLDLSETGLTVLPESIGNLTALTTLDLSETGLTVLPESIGNLTVSLPRTPSVLVRRQVGIRGGFHRGDRLGGCIAR, from the coding sequence GTGGCAAACGAGGGTGATGAAGCGGCCCGTCGCATCGAGCAAGCATTTCACGACTGCGCGGCAGTCCTCGATCTTGCTGGGGTTGAAATAAGAGGGCTGCCGGAGTCGATCGGCAACCTCACCGCCCTCACCACTTTGGACCTGTCCGAGACCGGGTTGACTGTGTTGCCGGAGTCGATCGGCAACCTCACCGCCCTCACCACTTTGGACCTGTCCGAGACCGGGTTGACTGTGTTGCCGGAGTCGATCGGCAATCTCACCGCCCTCACCACTTTGGACCTGTCCGAGACCGGGTTGACTGTGTTGCCGGAGTCGATCGGCAACCTCACCGTGTCCCTGCCGAGAACTCCGTCCGTGCTGGTCAGGCGGCAGGTCGGTATTCGTGGAGGGTTCCACCGAGGCGATCGTCTCGGAGGATGCATAGCCCGTTGA
- a CDS encoding integrase core domain-containing protein translates to MDRADGPQCPDGPRRARQLVQVPDRDHGLQFTIAFDAVFKAADIEIVTTAVRTPVMNTIQERWHRSVRTELLDRTLVWNLAHLRTVLAEYERFVTEHRRHRALDQAAPLRPLPDNVIDLDQFRVARRSRVGGVLHEYHLIA, encoded by the coding sequence GTGGACCGTGCTGACGGCCCGCAATGCCCTGACGGACCTCGAAGAGCACGCCAGCTGGTTCAAGTACCTGACCGCGATCACGGCCTGCAGTTCACCATCGCGTTCGACGCGGTTTTCAAGGCCGCGGACATCGAGATCGTTACCACCGCGGTGCGTACCCCGGTCATGAACACAATCCAGGAACGCTGGCACCGGTCGGTACGCACCGAGCTCCTGGACCGCACACTCGTCTGGAACCTGGCGCATCTACGGACCGTCCTGGCCGAGTACGAGAGGTTCGTCACCGAGCATCGCCGTCACCGAGCCCTCGACCAGGCCGCGCCACTACGACCGCTTCCCGACAACGTCATCGACCTCGACCAATTTCGCGTCGCCCGGCGCAGCCGTGTCGGAGGCGTTCTCCATGAATACCACCTGATCGCCTGA